The following coding sequences are from one bacterium SCSIO 12741 window:
- a CDS encoding T9SS type A sorting domain-containing protein: protein MKRETTLFLLGLLMSYTSFGQMSRTTLVESGYNLMNPNVIRCSDSTGYLISASAVKDSLTSRAWLTKIDNLGGVVWSQSYQLGSGTDTRCYGLVEHQANQSFMLTGYFTDQFGMRVPYVLEVTDPNGVIKNMAQLDFCSNVYSGGPCHGYGLDLMIDAGNHVVVSGFADQTQTPSQSSLAVYGIVAQLDWQLQGTWVSKFESFITCSPSANVTNQYPMANRAVQIPGDRYLITGSVGDEQFEQGRPFQTQVVLAANMDNGGNIHWTNPYSLFPTCSGGSDDFHVGVDAWADNNNVYLFSNFSNAHSFNMSVMDATTGTMKFSKTIIPADNYWAHTVLQDRADTNYLIVAGVRHDNVAPDIPFTIRISKVTGEVHWSNEYLVNSFPTYLQNYGQGDDRLIAYEKVYQPFIEYPDMITYSNNAGYILVTNRVDDPSLPIAIEVLELGNGGEELVSNCSFYERQVDTINDPLFARPVTFFTPTPNSPNPVMIANNPESPAYIDCIDPLPTYSPKRSGGLLGLNEQNGTDQLELYPNPVNTGSELTIRISTPLLSARILDVAGKEVQVLSDLNSEQGGYLKLPIDLKRGTYFLEGKTETEVFKTQFIVNQ from the coding sequence ATGAAAAGGGAAACTACCTTATTCCTGTTAGGGCTATTAATGTCCTATACATCCTTCGGCCAAATGTCACGAACTACTCTGGTCGAATCCGGTTACAACCTTATGAATCCGAATGTGATTAGGTGCAGTGATAGCACCGGTTATCTTATTTCTGCATCTGCTGTAAAGGACAGCTTAACTTCTCGTGCCTGGCTCACAAAAATTGACAACCTTGGAGGCGTAGTCTGGTCTCAGTCCTATCAATTGGGCAGCGGAACAGATACCCGTTGCTATGGTCTGGTGGAGCATCAGGCGAATCAATCTTTTATGCTTACCGGTTACTTTACCGATCAATTTGGGATGCGAGTTCCATACGTATTGGAGGTAACAGATCCTAATGGGGTAATTAAAAACATGGCTCAACTGGATTTTTGCAGCAATGTGTATTCAGGAGGCCCATGTCATGGTTATGGTTTGGATCTAATGATCGATGCTGGCAATCATGTTGTGGTTTCTGGCTTTGCCGATCAAACGCAAACACCTTCTCAGTCAAGTTTAGCTGTATACGGCATTGTGGCACAGCTGGATTGGCAATTGCAGGGAACTTGGGTTAGCAAGTTCGAATCGTTTATTACCTGCTCACCAAGTGCCAATGTCACCAATCAATATCCTATGGCCAATCGGGCCGTACAAATACCAGGTGATCGTTACCTGATTACGGGTAGCGTTGGAGACGAACAATTCGAACAAGGCCGGCCCTTTCAAACTCAAGTGGTATTAGCGGCCAATATGGACAATGGCGGTAACATTCATTGGACCAACCCATACAGCCTGTTTCCAACCTGTTCTGGTGGTAGTGATGATTTTCATGTAGGTGTAGATGCCTGGGCCGATAATAATAATGTGTACCTGTTTTCAAACTTTAGTAATGCACACTCCTTTAATATGTCGGTTATGGACGCCACCACGGGAACTATGAAATTCAGTAAAACCATCATCCCAGCCGATAACTATTGGGCTCATACGGTATTACAAGATCGAGCCGATACCAATTATTTAATAGTTGCTGGAGTAAGACATGACAATGTAGCTCCTGACATTCCCTTTACCATTCGCATCAGTAAAGTTACTGGTGAAGTGCATTGGAGTAACGAGTATCTGGTGAACAGTTTCCCTACTTACCTGCAGAATTACGGACAGGGTGATGACCGACTCATTGCCTACGAAAAGGTTTACCAGCCCTTTATCGAATATCCGGATATGATCACCTACTCCAACAATGCCGGATACATACTGGTTACCAATCGGGTGGATGACCCCAGTTTACCCATTGCCATAGAAGTTTTGGAATTGGGGAACGGAGGGGAAGAATTGGTGAGCAATTGCAGCTTTTATGAACGGCAGGTTGACACTATTAATGATCCGCTTTTCGCTCGTCCGGTTACCTTCTTTACACCGACTCCTAACTCACCCAATCCCGTTATGATTGCCAATAACCCTGAGTCACCGGCCTATATTGATTGTATTGATCCGCTGCCTACTTATTCTCCAAAGCGATCTGGTGGGCTATTGGGATTGAACGAACAAAATGGCACTGACCAACTTGAATTGTATCCGAATCCGGTTAATACAGGTTCTGAATTAACTATTCGAATCAGCACTCCCCTACTTTCAGCTCGCATTCTTGATGTTGCGGGAAAAGAGGTGCAGGTCTTGTCCGATCTGAACTCAGAACAAGGAGGCTACCTAAAACTTCCCATCGACCTCAAAAGGGGAACCTATTTCTTGGAGGGGAAAACCGAGACCGAGGTATTCAAAACCCAATTTATTGTGAATCAATAG
- a CDS encoding T9SS type A sorting domain-containing protein, translating to MILLRMMSVFAAVALSVGALAQIPRLTLYDAQANLLNPNVVRCSDGTGYLISASAVVNPSNSKAWVTKIDPSGTPVWTQSYLLGGGPDMRCYGLVEHRSNGTFMLTGYFTDGGFRYPYVLEIDGSGGMVNFRQLDVCNNFYPSGTCHGYGLDIMVDMNDNVVVTGFADEGPLSLTSNRVNGYLVQLDAGLNQNWTVQFNSVDNCPSAGNNTYHTYPMGNRVIEVPGDGYFITGSVDDEQFLWTTPYQVQAVLGAMLDYNGNLNWKNPFSIFQNCGGGNDDFHVGVDAVHDNGRVYLLSNFTNTHNFHLADYSTSTGLIGTSEYYSPTTHHWAHTVLEDQFNPDNLIVAGVQHNGSGTNYPFVANIDKGSGNVNWMYDYQVNSNPAYLQNFGQTDPRLVPFYGGYEPFIEYPDMITNTDDGYFFVANRVDGLGSPIAIDLFEIDGSGKLIGPSPGCDQTSVTLNHFSVTPRYKNVDINPPFNNPESTPGDQAFAPQASIAKCQEPLPDFEGRKRGTLSTEEWVASEDVQLFPNPVRQGETLQVEFTDELLSARVLDLSGKELIQLQDIDSYTNGTIDFPAELNPGVYFFEVQTKQAVKRHKFVVKD from the coding sequence ATGATTTTATTAAGAATGATGAGCGTGTTCGCAGCCGTTGCCTTATCGGTTGGAGCACTCGCACAAATTCCCCGGTTGACCCTGTATGATGCGCAGGCCAACTTATTGAACCCTAATGTGGTCCGTTGCAGTGATGGTACGGGCTATTTGATCTCAGCGTCGGCGGTGGTTAATCCATCCAATTCTAAGGCTTGGGTAACCAAGATTGATCCTTCGGGAACGCCGGTATGGACCCAAAGTTATTTACTGGGTGGTGGCCCGGATATGCGCTGCTACGGATTGGTGGAACACCGGTCTAATGGAACTTTTATGCTCACCGGTTATTTCACCGATGGCGGCTTTCGATATCCTTACGTATTGGAAATTGATGGCAGTGGCGGAATGGTCAATTTTCGCCAGCTGGATGTTTGCAACAACTTCTACCCCAGTGGTACCTGCCACGGTTATGGTCTCGACATAATGGTGGATATGAACGACAATGTAGTAGTCACTGGTTTTGCCGATGAAGGACCGCTCAGTCTGACCAGTAATCGGGTAAATGGATACTTGGTGCAACTCGATGCTGGGTTGAATCAAAATTGGACGGTTCAATTCAATTCGGTTGACAATTGTCCTTCTGCTGGAAACAACACTTACCACACCTACCCTATGGGTAACCGGGTGATCGAAGTTCCTGGAGATGGCTATTTCATTACCGGGAGTGTGGATGACGAGCAGTTCCTTTGGACTACGCCTTATCAAGTACAGGCTGTATTGGGTGCCATGTTGGATTACAATGGAAACTTAAATTGGAAGAATCCATTTAGCATCTTCCAGAATTGTGGAGGTGGCAACGATGACTTCCATGTGGGTGTGGATGCCGTGCATGACAATGGTCGGGTTTACCTGCTGTCAAACTTCACCAATACGCACAACTTCCACCTCGCCGATTACAGCACAAGTACAGGACTTATTGGGACCAGCGAATACTACTCACCTACAACCCATCATTGGGCACATACCGTTTTGGAAGACCAATTCAATCCCGATAACTTGATTGTTGCTGGTGTTCAGCACAATGGAAGCGGAACGAATTATCCCTTTGTGGCCAATATCGACAAGGGATCAGGCAATGTAAACTGGATGTATGACTATCAGGTCAACAGCAACCCGGCATACCTTCAAAATTTCGGTCAAACCGATCCACGATTAGTGCCCTTTTACGGCGGTTACGAGCCCTTTATTGAATATCCGGACATGATTACCAACACCGACGATGGATACTTCTTTGTGGCCAATCGTGTAGATGGTCTGGGATCTCCCATTGCCATCGATCTGTTTGAAATTGATGGTTCGGGTAAGTTGATCGGACCATCTCCAGGCTGTGACCAGACTTCGGTTACACTCAATCACTTCAGCGTGACTCCTCGTTACAAGAATGTGGATATCAATCCTCCTTTCAACAATCCTGAGTCCACTCCTGGTGATCAGGCCTTTGCTCCCCAGGCATCTATAGCCAAATGTCAGGAACCTCTACCCGACTTTGAAGGACGAAAAAGAGGCACCTTGTCAACGGAAGAATGGGTTGCCTCCGAGGATGTTCAACTCTTTCCTAATCCGGTTAGACAGGGAGAAACGCTACAAGTTGAGTTTACCGATGAGTTGCTAAGTGCCCGAGTACTTGATCTTTCTGGTAAGGAATTGATTCAGCTTCAGGATATCGACTCCTACACCAACGGGACCATCGACTTTCCAGCGGAATTGAATCCAGGAGTTTATTTCTTTGAAGTTCAAACCAAACAGGCTGTGAAGCGTCACAAGTTTGTGGTGAAGGACTAA
- a CDS encoding T9SS type A sorting domain-containing protein — MEYAGSHISDLSIVSTGQGDGYIIAGTENLSQAQKHIVVFKVDLMGNMVWQWRFDDPNGTKNARAFDIIRRQGQGDTYIITGYCNSTAGYKQVLALEIIDQGNSCMQGPNTVQIPVQSSDAFTGFPLRNAVGVEIINTQDGGFAIAGAVAIDFDDASSKKQLLIKLKGNLQMDWIEEFDFSQFGDQNDFDFANSVVEMTNYTSPSNPSNFVSAYYLAGSKSKRTVSQLQGASGLIVEDNMNYRTTLSIANAWGAPSPTNDYSTDLFYDPVENRVYQKIFTKFSHGTMIAKIDPTSGDLTHYYESNLLNHGNEYYGSKLIESTDGQDFVLTGHANLYPTAMKVGRSNWPQLGTVGTGILQDIDMRQYTSVTLDNPSVIGPDFPSHPPFFSGNQNHFFYVPKHICVSPNGGYMYVIPGEESQGTSINLLKLDEKLITGCENFSSMSPNNQFSPVTKNDPYTNDPIAVNASKFAMKSKTASDAPCSDFCFGDFTLEACEDATGNGVFNLTSSMADLLGSGYTIQWFQDAAMTQAITNPAAYTAANGTQVFAHMVTPDGCTHLVTVTLELIPVPTFGPLTIQADGSGIYNLNSIILQYTSAGQQVQWFYDAAMNQPIDEPWQFASSGSITIYLSVVSPAGCEYQTSATLVCDDVTGSGYWPKQSIGGEAEAITDIEMDANGNAYITGYYYSDFDLMGTTVEYNGQTGGKQFFLAKLNGCAIEWVKVNLDPGPSSGLGLAIAPNGSVYVTGTYGDKIDFDNGVSLTSQGNNFPGYGFIAHYSASGVCQWAKPMILMDYEVFPEEVVVDYGGNNVYVAGYRYSMGFNHNQYFVQAYDQNGAQQWTVDDPNGPGAPSSRAIDIDMDNNGNLVIAGGMYTPGTLNIGGVNITSGTSNEGFVFILDPGGMFQTLAKNNFWPEGLACDASGHTYVTGSHNGSGFMFNGTAQFGPVFLAKFGSGLNEIWATTATTTAVPGNSLIHAGHDVKLNASGEPMITGKYSWNLTFSGVPTLTATSTQSANINYFVAKYATNGSLSWVMNTPTPDFDSPGRLSPKVSMAFDGSTGLSFIAGRFSQSITFGSNSTMFASGPDLFITRVYDQNTSGSYQKTSENALELEEQENQAQGQLLIYPNPGTGQFQLLWPEEAGEFEYAILYDIRGKRVEVPFSSKTSKNEAQIDVSNLPNGVYYLQLTGSEQLYQEKLILQR, encoded by the coding sequence ATGGAATATGCGGGATCCCACATTTCAGATTTATCCATTGTGAGCACCGGGCAAGGAGATGGATACATTATTGCCGGTACAGAGAACTTATCTCAAGCTCAAAAGCACATCGTGGTGTTTAAGGTAGACCTAATGGGGAATATGGTATGGCAATGGCGATTTGATGATCCCAATGGGACCAAAAATGCTCGTGCCTTTGATATCATTCGTCGTCAAGGACAGGGAGATACCTACATCATTACCGGGTATTGTAACAGTACAGCAGGATACAAGCAAGTACTGGCGCTGGAAATCATAGATCAGGGAAACAGTTGTATGCAGGGGCCCAACACCGTTCAAATACCAGTACAATCCTCGGATGCTTTTACCGGGTTTCCTTTAAGAAATGCAGTAGGAGTTGAAATCATTAATACCCAGGACGGTGGATTTGCTATTGCGGGAGCCGTAGCCATAGACTTTGACGATGCTTCCTCCAAGAAGCAGCTCCTTATCAAACTGAAGGGGAACCTGCAAATGGACTGGATAGAGGAGTTTGACTTTTCCCAATTTGGCGATCAAAACGATTTCGACTTCGCCAATTCTGTAGTGGAAATGACCAATTACACTTCGCCAAGCAATCCATCCAATTTTGTATCCGCCTACTACCTGGCTGGATCGAAGTCCAAGCGAACGGTTTCACAACTCCAAGGAGCTTCCGGATTGATTGTAGAAGACAATATGAACTACAGAACGACCTTATCCATAGCCAACGCTTGGGGCGCACCTTCGCCTACGAATGATTATAGCACCGATCTGTTTTATGATCCTGTTGAAAACCGGGTTTACCAAAAGATCTTTACCAAGTTTTCGCACGGCACCATGATCGCTAAAATCGATCCTACAAGTGGCGATTTGACGCATTACTATGAATCCAACTTGCTCAACCATGGAAACGAGTACTACGGTTCCAAGCTTATTGAAAGTACCGACGGGCAAGACTTTGTACTCACTGGACACGCCAACCTTTATCCCACGGCAATGAAAGTAGGGCGGAGCAATTGGCCGCAGTTAGGTACCGTTGGCACCGGCATACTTCAGGATATTGATATGCGTCAATACACCTCGGTTACTTTGGACAATCCATCGGTAATCGGTCCGGATTTCCCTTCGCATCCACCATTTTTCTCGGGTAATCAGAATCACTTCTTTTATGTACCTAAACACATTTGTGTGAGTCCGAACGGAGGGTACATGTACGTTATTCCGGGAGAAGAGAGTCAGGGTACAAGTATCAATCTTCTAAAGCTGGATGAAAAACTGATTACCGGTTGTGAGAACTTCAGCTCTATGAGCCCGAATAACCAGTTTTCTCCTGTGACCAAAAACGATCCTTACACCAATGACCCTATTGCGGTGAACGCCTCCAAGTTTGCCATGAAGAGCAAAACGGCCAGCGACGCCCCATGTAGCGATTTTTGTTTTGGCGACTTTACCCTGGAGGCCTGCGAAGATGCCACCGGTAATGGTGTATTTAACCTCACTAGTTCCATGGCCGATTTGCTCGGTTCGGGATATACCATCCAATGGTTTCAAGATGCGGCTATGACACAGGCCATTACTAATCCAGCTGCCTATACTGCCGCCAACGGCACCCAAGTTTTTGCTCATATGGTCACACCTGATGGATGTACCCACTTGGTTACGGTAACACTCGAATTGATTCCAGTACCCACTTTTGGTCCACTTACCATTCAGGCCGATGGATCAGGGATATACAACCTGAATTCCATCATCCTACAGTATACCAGTGCGGGCCAACAAGTACAATGGTTTTACGATGCTGCCATGAATCAGCCCATTGACGAGCCTTGGCAATTTGCTTCATCCGGAAGTATTACCATCTACCTTTCGGTGGTGTCTCCAGCGGGCTGTGAGTATCAAACATCTGCCACCTTGGTCTGTGATGATGTAACCGGAAGCGGCTACTGGCCTAAACAATCGATAGGAGGGGAGGCAGAAGCCATCACCGATATCGAAATGGACGCTAATGGAAACGCCTACATTACGGGATACTACTACAGCGACTTTGACCTGATGGGCACCACGGTAGAGTACAACGGTCAAACCGGGGGTAAGCAATTCTTTCTGGCCAAGCTCAATGGTTGTGCTATAGAGTGGGTTAAAGTGAACCTCGATCCAGGTCCTTCCAGCGGTTTGGGACTGGCAATAGCTCCTAATGGCTCCGTCTATGTAACCGGAACCTATGGAGACAAAATAGACTTTGACAACGGAGTTTCATTAACCAGCCAGGGAAACAATTTTCCAGGTTACGGATTCATTGCGCATTACAGCGCATCTGGGGTTTGCCAGTGGGCCAAGCCTATGATTCTGATGGATTATGAAGTGTTTCCGGAAGAAGTGGTGGTTGACTACGGGGGCAACAACGTGTACGTGGCAGGATATCGCTATTCGATGGGTTTTAACCACAATCAATACTTTGTACAAGCCTACGATCAAAATGGAGCCCAACAGTGGACTGTAGATGACCCGAACGGCCCCGGCGCACCATCCAGCCGTGCCATTGACATTGATATGGACAACAACGGCAACCTGGTGATAGCAGGAGGGATGTATACTCCAGGAACGCTGAACATTGGTGGAGTAAACATTACATCTGGAACTTCCAACGAAGGGTTTGTATTCATTCTTGATCCAGGAGGAATGTTCCAAACTTTGGCTAAGAACAACTTCTGGCCTGAAGGATTGGCTTGTGATGCCAGCGGACATACCTACGTAACCGGATCGCACAATGGAAGTGGATTTATGTTTAATGGTACCGCACAATTTGGCCCTGTATTCCTAGCCAAGTTCGGTTCAGGTCTAAACGAAATATGGGCCACAACAGCCACTACCACAGCCGTTCCAGGAAACAGCCTAATTCATGCCGGTCATGATGTCAAACTAAATGCTTCAGGTGAACCTATGATTACGGGTAAATACAGCTGGAACCTGACCTTCAGCGGTGTACCTACATTGACTGCAACCAGCACGCAAAGTGCCAACATTAACTACTTTGTCGCTAAGTATGCTACGAACGGTAGCTTGAGCTGGGTCATGAATACACCTACACCAGATTTCGATTCTCCTGGACGCTTAAGCCCCAAGGTGAGTATGGCCTTTGATGGTAGTACTGGATTGTCGTTCATTGCTGGTCGTTTCTCCCAGAGCATCACGTTTGGTAGCAACAGTACGATGTTTGCCAGTGGACCAGATCTATTTATCACCCGGGTTTACGATCAAAACACATCAGGCAGTTACCAAAAGACTTCAGAGAATGCTTTGGAGCTTGAGGAACAAGAGAATCAAGCCCAAGGTCAGCTGCTGATCTATCCGAATCCGGGTACCGGACAGTTTCAGCTGTTGTGGCCAGAAGAAGCAGGTGAATTTGAATACGCCATTCTATACGATATCCGAGGAAAAAGGGTAGAGGTGCCCTTTTCTTCTAAAACGTCGAAAAATGAGGCTCAAATCGATGTATCGAATCTTCCTAACGGGGTTTATTACCTTCAGTTAACGGGAAGTGAGCAACTGTATCAGGAGAAGTTGATTCTTCAACGATAA
- a CDS encoding LysM peptidoglycan-binding domain-containing protein: protein MECPVCQHQHVAEDATHCPECNSELSGFEFIKQSKSERRIRKRYLFSLSGIAILLFSGWVVSSTIPEGTERQELETQVTGPTSEEILEAKIEELRTTISEQQKEIERLETVVHDYQALDLEMQEGDNNYSVHVVKEGESLWSISEMYHGHGHEHDNIADHNEVNNPHHIKPGDTVVIKH from the coding sequence ATGGAATGTCCAGTTTGCCAACACCAGCATGTGGCGGAGGACGCCACCCATTGCCCTGAATGCAATTCCGAGCTATCAGGGTTTGAATTTATTAAACAATCAAAAAGCGAAAGAAGGATTCGAAAGAGGTATCTATTTTCCCTTTCCGGTATCGCCATTTTGTTATTCTCTGGTTGGGTCGTTAGTTCAACGATTCCAGAAGGAACAGAAAGGCAGGAATTGGAAACTCAGGTAACCGGCCCGACCTCCGAAGAAATCCTTGAGGCTAAAATCGAGGAACTACGAACGACCATCTCCGAGCAGCAAAAGGAAATTGAGCGCTTGGAAACAGTGGTTCACGACTATCAGGCCTTGGATCTGGAAATGCAGGAGGGAGATAACAACTACTCCGTTCATGTGGTTAAGGAAGGGGAATCTCTTTGGAGTATCTCCGAAATGTACCACGGGCATGGCCATGAACATGACAACATTGCGGACCACAATGAGGTAAACAATCCCCACCACATTAAACCCGGGGACACAGTGGTTATCAAACATTAG
- a CDS encoding tetratricopeptide repeat protein: MRKLVIAVMLLSSTAIYAQKSKVTSTNNYLNYNELDDAKEAIDAATSHPTTTDWWKTYFYRGRVYFAIATSQDPKYASMKGDAVVESASAYEKALTYEDKKMDKDEIKREYARLANTAFDAGIQSYNAQDWANSLKYFQISEKVGTASGVVDSGVLFNIVLVAMKAGQNDVALEYLDKNIEKGYKGAVPYQNKATILLGNADTTGALEVLKMGREKFPSDQGLITQELNIYLVSGRLEEALGNLDAAIANDPTNYLFFFARGTIYDKNGDSEKAVADYTKATELNPQHFDSYYNIGALYYNQGANLITEANNVPPSDQKKYEELKNAGLDKLKLAMPALEMAHQLDPKNTDTMVSLKTTYTYLGNTEKAIEIQKKIDSM; encoded by the coding sequence ATGAGAAAGTTAGTAATTGCCGTAATGCTTTTGTCATCAACTGCCATTTACGCGCAAAAGAGCAAAGTAACTAGTACAAACAACTACTTGAATTACAATGAGCTCGACGATGCTAAAGAAGCAATTGATGCGGCGACTTCCCATCCTACCACTACAGATTGGTGGAAGACCTATTTCTACCGCGGACGAGTATACTTCGCGATAGCCACATCTCAAGATCCTAAATATGCATCCATGAAGGGTGATGCCGTTGTAGAGTCGGCTTCGGCTTACGAAAAGGCATTGACCTATGAAGACAAGAAAATGGACAAGGATGAGATTAAGCGTGAATATGCCCGTTTGGCCAATACTGCATTTGATGCAGGTATTCAGAGCTACAATGCTCAGGATTGGGCTAACTCATTGAAGTATTTCCAAATTTCTGAAAAAGTAGGAACTGCCAGCGGTGTTGTTGATAGCGGAGTGCTTTTCAACATTGTATTGGTAGCCATGAAAGCCGGTCAAAATGATGTGGCTTTGGAATACCTCGACAAAAACATTGAGAAAGGATACAAAGGAGCTGTACCTTACCAAAACAAGGCTACCATCTTGTTGGGTAACGCTGACACTACCGGAGCATTGGAAGTATTGAAAATGGGTCGTGAGAAATTTCCAAGTGATCAAGGCTTGATTACTCAGGAATTGAACATTTACCTGGTTAGCGGTCGTTTGGAAGAAGCCTTGGGCAACCTGGACGCTGCTATTGCCAATGATCCTACTAACTACCTGTTCTTCTTTGCAAGAGGAACCATTTATGACAAAAACGGAGATTCAGAAAAAGCAGTAGCCGACTACACGAAAGCTACTGAGTTGAATCCTCAGCACTTCGATTCTTACTACAACATTGGAGCCCTTTACTACAACCAAGGTGCAAACCTGATTACTGAGGCAAACAACGTTCCTCCGAGTGATCAGAAGAAATACGAAGAGTTGAAAAACGCTGGATTGGACAAATTGAAATTGGCTATGCCTGCGTTAGAAATGGCTCACCAATTGGATCCAAAAAACACAGATACCATGGTTTCTTTGAAAACTACCTACACTTACTTAGGTAACACGGAGAAGGCCATCGAGATTCAAAAGAAGATTGACAGCATGTAG
- a CDS encoding JAB domain-containing protein — MNVRLTLTQKTKILNSDDIYKIMQQVLLRENKIRRNQEHFWVVGLDNKNKVLFIELIGLGAVNRVNADPPDIFRMAIYKLAVKLILVHNHPSGEVSPSRSDLDFTDKIIKVGRLLNVEVIDHLIISEKAFLSLADEGEIDRLQKSGKFEIVDAAKAELKEWKLQIERERGEKNKAIEVGKKMKAEGFDEQMIKKMTGCI; from the coding sequence ATGAATGTACGCTTAACCTTAACTCAAAAAACTAAGATTCTGAACTCAGACGACATCTACAAAATCATGCAGCAAGTCCTGTTGCGTGAAAACAAAATCCGGCGTAACCAGGAACACTTTTGGGTGGTTGGTTTGGATAACAAGAACAAGGTCTTGTTTATCGAGCTAATTGGTTTGGGTGCGGTGAATCGTGTCAATGCAGATCCACCTGATATTTTTAGGATGGCGATCTACAAATTGGCGGTTAAGTTGATTCTGGTTCATAATCATCCTTCGGGCGAGGTCTCCCCTTCCCGATCGGATTTGGATTTTACGGATAAGATCATCAAGGTTGGTCGGTTGTTGAATGTGGAGGTGATTGATCATTTGATTATTTCGGAGAAGGCATTCTTGAGTTTGGCTGATGAAGGTGAAATTGATCGGTTGCAGAAATCCGGGAAGTTTGAGATTGTGGATGCTGCGAAAGCAGAACTCAAAGAATGGAAACTTCAAATTGAGCGTGAGCGCGGTGAGAAAAATAAGGCTATCGAAGTCGGTAAGAAAATGAAGGCCGAAGGATTTGATGAGCAGATGATTAAGAAAATGACGGGTTGTATTTGA